GCTCTCCTACAGATCCAAGAACTCTTAATGAGTCCAGATTGTATTTTTTAGCCCATTCCTCCCCGTATTTCATAAACATCCTGATAGATGTCGGAGCTGTGTAAAAGATTGTAACACCAATATCTTCTATAATCTTCCACCAGATTCCGGGATCAGGGTAATCAGGAACAGTTTCTGAGATAAGGACTGTAGCTCCGGTTGCAAGCGGACCATAGACAATATAACTATGGCCTGTTATCCATCCAGGATCAGCTGTGCACCAGTGAACATCCGTATCCCTCATGTCAAAGACATATTTTGTAGTATAATATGTTCCAACCATGTAACCGCCGCATGTATGAACTACGCCCTTTGGGGTACCTGTAGTTCCGGATGTATACAGGATAAAGAGGGGATCTTCAGAGTCCATTTCTTCAGGCTCACAATAATTTTCTGCCTGTTCCATTATTTCATAGAAATCAACCTCTTTTTCCTGTATAAGCTCGACATTCAGGTTAGAACGGCGAAGGACAATCACTTTTTCAACACTTGGTGCGTTTGTTATTGCTTCATCCACAATTGATTTTAGCATTATAGCCTTGCCACGCCTGTAGCTAACATCTGCAGTTATTACAATTTTGGCTTTAGAATCACGGATTCGACTGTTTAAAGCATCTGCTCCAAAACCGCCGTAAACAATTGTGTGGACTGCACCGATTCTTGCGCATCCAAGAATTGCCACAACATGCTCTGGAACAAAAGGCATGTAAAGACAGACTTTATCACCTTTTTTAACGCCGAGATTTTTAAGAGCATTTGCAAAACGCATCACCTGTGTGTGAAGCTGACGGTATGTCATTACGCGTTCTTCAAGATCGTTTTCTGCCCTCCAGATTAAAGCGACCTTGTTTCTTCGATCGCCTAAAACATGCCTGTCAAGACAGTTACAGGTGATATTTAGTTTTGCGCCGGTGAACCATTTTGCATAAGGATGATTCCATTCAAGAACCTTGTCCCAGGGTTTTATCCAGTCCAGTTCATGTGCAATTTCACTCCAGAATCTCTCAGGATCATCTAAAAACCTGCGGTAAGCCGGTTCATATCTTCCCATCCATGTGTTGTCAATGTATGAGTATTCAGGAAGGTGAGATTTGTTATCCAGTTTCACATCGAAGTTTTCACTCATTTTTTACCTCCTTCATGATTAATCATGTAGAATGTTTTTCCTGCACATTCTTTTTTGACAAAATTTGCAAAAAAGATATGCAGTGCGTTTCAACTTAATTTTACATTGAACAGGTATAAATGTAACTTATGCACCACATATATGCAGTGCATATGAATATGGACACATATAGTGATAATAATAAAATGCAACAGGAATTTCAGGATATAATTCATATTAAAGAACTTTTGAAAAAATTCCCTCTAGGACTTAACATAACAGAAATATCTAATGCACTGCATATGCATAGAAATACATGCGCCAAATATCTGGATATGATGAGAATTAAGGGAGATATTGACAAAAAACAAAGCGGAACTGCAAAAAATTATTTTTTAGTGCAGAGGATGCCGTTATCCTCACTTCTTAGATTTGAAGAGGGCCCTGCCATAATTATAAATTCAAAACAGGAAATTTTAATGGTAACAAAACCTGCTCTTGATTTGTTCAAATGCCCGCTTGATGTTATGTACGGTGAGAAAATACAAAACCTGCCCTATCACATTTTTAAAGATAATGAATTTATTGAAAGTGCAGTAGAAGCAGTAAACGGCAAAAATTCCAATTTAAAAAGAGAAACTTTTATTTTAGGAAAAAAATACTATTTTTCAATCAGGTTTATTCCAATAATTACAGATTCAGGAAAAACAGGCTGTGCAATTCTGATTCAGGACAATACAGATTTTTTTGAGGCGAAAGATAAGCTATTCATTTGCAAAAAACAGTATGAGGCAATAACATCAGATCAGACAGAATTTATTGTACATACAGATGTTGATCTTCTAATTACTTTTGTAAACGAAGCTTTCTGCCGGTATCTTGGAAGAAGTTTTGAAGGACTCTGCGGCCTAAGATTTATACCGATGTTTCAGGCGGATGAGCGTGAAAAGATAAAAAATGTATTATCCTCACTTTCACCACAAAACCCTTCCGGGTCAATTGACATTAAAACAATACAAAAAGACGGAAGTTTTGGTTTTGAACACTGGATTTTCAGAGGAATTTTCAATGATAATAAAGAAATTTCCGGTTATCATGCAATCGGTAGAAACACAACAGATCTTAAAAAAAGCGAAGTTCAGTTAAGACAGTATTATGACAATCTTGAAAGGTTAATTCAGGAGAGGACAAAAGAGCTTCAGGAGGTAAACAAAAGACTCCTGGGAGTGATCTCCGAAAAAGAGGAGATTGAAAAAGAGCTCTTATTCACACAATTTGCGTTTGACAATGCTTCAGATTCAATCATTTTATTTGATGATTCAGGAGCTGTTTACAAAGCAAACAAAACTGCAGGAGAACTTCTGGGGTATTCTAAAGAAGATTTCGGAGAAAAATCTGTTTATGACATAAACCCTTCAATATTACCTGAAGAATGGAGAAATATGTGGGCTGAAGCACATCCGGGCAAAAAAGAGAGAATCATATCAATTCACGCCAAAAAGGATGGAAAAATATTCGATGTGGATGTGTCAAGAACATTTGTAAGATTTCATGGAAATATGTATTTCTGTTCAATTGCAAGAGAAATCTGATGAATTTTCGGCAAATACCAGATAATTATCAGGATTTTTGAATTATATGATTCATTCCATATTTTATCTGATTCAAAGGAGTGCCTGAAACATTTACTTAAAAAACGTTTATGAAATTATATTTCATGCTAACTGTTTCATGTAAGTTACGAAGTATCTTTCATATAAATTTTTTCACCAGTCCTTTTTCATCGCCTCTGCCTTTAACTTCTTTGGCATAAGCTCGATTGCGTATCGAAGCGATGTTCTGGGCATATTTTTTTTATTCTTTATTACATATTCAAAAATTTCTTTTGTGTGAATGCGGCTCTGCTCTTTTAAAAGCCACCCGTAGCCTTTCTGTACCATGTCATCAGAATCCGAAAACAAAAGATCGGCAATTTCTATTGACTCTTTTAAAAATTCACCCTTCTTTGCAGGAATAATTAAAGACACCGCCGCCGCACGCCTCATCCACCTGTTCTCTGACTTTGTCCAGATTTTTAATTCTTCAATATATTCAGGATATTTCTTTATGAAATCGCCGATCGCATGATTGCAAAATCCGTCACATGAGGCCCAGTTTGTGATGTATGAATCAATCCAGAGCTTAAAGACGAAGATGTCATCTTTTTCAAAACGCTCTGACATCGACTGTGTCCAGTTTGAAACGATAAATGACTCCTCCATGTATCCGGATTCATAGAGCTCTTCGCAGAGCTCAAAAATTTCAGACTTAGGCCTGTCAGAAATCTCCTTCCAGTATTTCTTTGCAATTTTTGTGACATCGGCAGTCTTCATCCCGTAGCACTTCGGCTCCTCCTTAAAAAATCTCTTAGAGCTTTCACGAATCGCAGGGTCTGCCTTTTCTAAAAGCTCCTGCCTTATCTTTTCTATCACTACATCCATTGGAATAAATTTTAAAAAGTATATAATATAATGATTTGGCGTGCAGTGTGTATGTATCCGGTCTGCATGCAATGTGTAAGGGAATGTCTTAAAAGAAAAATTGTTATCTCTTAATATGAATAAAGGATGTTGCAGGAGAATCTTATAATGCCGGTAATAACAGTTGATGAAAAACTCTGCACGGGTTGCGGCACCTGTAGCCGGATTTGCCCGGGAAGAATTATAATACAGCCTGAGGATAAAGAAATCCCGTATGTTCCAAAAGAGCTTGAGAACATGTGCATTAACTGCGGGCACTGTGAGGCTTTCTGCCCGGAAAATGCCCTTCTTGCAGGAAGTCCGCAGGGAGTGTCAAACCCTGTTTTAAAGGGAACAGGAGAAATTTCAACAGAAGATATTGAATTATATCTTAAAAAACGCCGCTCAATAAGAAGCTACAAAAAAAATCCGGTTTCTCGTGAAATAATCCTTAATATTTTAGATATTGCCCGCTACGCACCATCAGGATGCAATGCACAATCTGTCGGGTGGACTGTTGTGTATAAAAGAGAAAAGGTCAGAAGAATTTCAGAGCTTACCATTGAGTGGATGAAGACTCTTGTAAATACTCCTCATCCTATGAGCTGTTTTGCGCCCGGACTTATTGATGCATGGGAGAGCGGATACGATGTCATATGCCGCGGAGCGCCCCATCTTGTCGTTGCCCATGTTCCTGAAAATAATCCTCTTGCACAGGTTGATTCAATCATTTCACTATCTCATTTTGAGATTGCCGGACAGGCTTTTGGTGTCGGTTCCTGCTGGGCCGGGTTTGTTGCAGGCGCTGCAATGTTTTATGAGCCGATTTCAAAGGAGCTTGAAATCCCTAAAGGAAGGAAATTTGCAAATGCA
The genomic region above belongs to Methanomicrobium antiquum and contains:
- the acs gene encoding acetate--CoA ligase, translating into MSENFDVKLDNKSHLPEYSYIDNTWMGRYEPAYRRFLDDPERFWSEIAHELDWIKPWDKVLEWNHPYAKWFTGAKLNITCNCLDRHVLGDRRNKVALIWRAENDLEERVMTYRQLHTQVMRFANALKNLGVKKGDKVCLYMPFVPEHVVAILGCARIGAVHTIVYGGFGADALNSRIRDSKAKIVITADVSYRRGKAIMLKSIVDEAITNAPSVEKVIVLRRSNLNVELIQEKEVDFYEIMEQAENYCEPEEMDSEDPLFILYTSGTTGTPKGVVHTCGGYMVGTYYTTKYVFDMRDTDVHWCTADPGWITGHSYIVYGPLATGATVLISETVPDYPDPGIWWKIIEDIGVTIFYTAPTSIRMFMKYGEEWAKKYNLDSLRVLGSVGEPLNPEAFEWYYRNIGKSKCPIIDTWWQTETGMHMIATLVGEKMKPGFAGKPIPGIIADVVDKDGNPVEPGIGGILVIKTPWPSMMRTIHNNDERYRQYWSGAGGYYTAGDLAVKDEEGYIMIIGRADDVIIVAGHNIGTAEVESALVAQEPVAEAAVIGKPDVLKGQSIKAFVTLRVGYEPGEQLKNDLIYNVRMSLGPIAMPSEIEFVDTLPKTRSGKIMRRVLKAKEMGLDPGDISTLDE
- a CDS encoding PAS domain-containing protein, with translation MDTYSDNNKMQQEFQDIIHIKELLKKFPLGLNITEISNALHMHRNTCAKYLDMMRIKGDIDKKQSGTAKNYFLVQRMPLSSLLRFEEGPAIIINSKQEILMVTKPALDLFKCPLDVMYGEKIQNLPYHIFKDNEFIESAVEAVNGKNSNLKRETFILGKKYYFSIRFIPIITDSGKTGCAILIQDNTDFFEAKDKLFICKKQYEAITSDQTEFIVHTDVDLLITFVNEAFCRYLGRSFEGLCGLRFIPMFQADEREKIKNVLSSLSPQNPSGSIDIKTIQKDGSFGFEHWIFRGIFNDNKEISGYHAIGRNTTDLKKSEVQLRQYYDNLERLIQERTKELQEVNKRLLGVISEKEEIEKELLFTQFAFDNASDSIILFDDSGAVYKANKTAGELLGYSKEDFGEKSVYDINPSILPEEWRNMWAEAHPGKKERIISIHAKKDGKIFDVDVSRTFVRFHGNMYFCSIAREI
- a CDS encoding DNA alkylation repair protein — protein: MDVVIEKIRQELLEKADPAIRESSKRFFKEEPKCYGMKTADVTKIAKKYWKEISDRPKSEIFELCEELYESGYMEESFIVSNWTQSMSERFEKDDIFVFKLWIDSYITNWASCDGFCNHAIGDFIKKYPEYIEELKIWTKSENRWMRRAAAVSLIIPAKKGEFLKESIEIADLLFSDSDDMVQKGYGWLLKEQSRIHTKEIFEYVIKNKKNMPRTSLRYAIELMPKKLKAEAMKKDW
- a CDS encoding nitroreductase family protein, with translation MPVITVDEKLCTGCGTCSRICPGRIIIQPEDKEIPYVPKELENMCINCGHCEAFCPENALLAGSPQGVSNPVLKGTGEISTEDIELYLKKRRSIRSYKKNPVSREIILNILDIARYAPSGCNAQSVGWTVVYKREKVRRISELTIEWMKTLVNTPHPMSCFAPGLIDAWESGYDVICRGAPHLVVAHVPENNPLAQVDSIISLSHFEIAGQAFGVGSCWAGFVAGAAMFYEPISKELEIPKGRKFANALMFGYPNYTPHAIPKRKPLDVSWI